From the genome of Nicotiana sylvestris chromosome 2, ASM39365v2, whole genome shotgun sequence, one region includes:
- the LOC138885812 gene encoding uncharacterized protein: MKGVMRFGKKGKLSPRFIDLFEIFRRVGKVAYELALPPSLAEVHIVFHVLMLRRYHGDPSHVLDFSSVQLDKDLSYIEEPMAILDMQVRKLRSKNVASIKVQWRGQSVEEATWEIEQDMHSHYPYLFTTSGLGDVPLTMEASPVDGDGEFD, translated from the exons atgaagggcgttatgagattcgggaagaaaggaaagttgagtccgagatttattgaCCTTTTTGAGATATTTAGGCGTGTTgggaaggttgcttatgagcttgccttacctcccagcttggccgaaGTTCATATAGTATTCCATGTTTTGATGCTTCGaaggtatcatggtgatccgtcacacgtgttggatttcagttcagtccagctggacaaggatctatcttatattgaggagccaatGGCAATATTGGACATGCAGGTTAGAAAGCTTAGGTCAAAGAACGTTGCATCGAtaaaggttcaatggcggggtcagtcggtcgaggaggcgacctgggagatcgagcaggatatgcacagccattacccttatcttttcactacttcag GTCTGGGGGATGTCCCTTTGACGATGGAGGCATCACCCGTTGATGGGGATGGAGAGTTTGATTGA